tttaattttttatttattcgtactttattatttaattaatgattaaataaattatcttatgataaattattttttgtattatcttaAAGAAGAGACTAATATAACAGtctaaaaaataatgtaaaaataaattttaaataaaaaatagataatattaaaatttttaaatacaaaagtaaattatatagatagatatttaagagaaaaatatgaaatacatgcctaaaataaataaaacagacaaAAATAATTCTCCATTTCTCAATAGTACTCCCATTttgtctgttttatttattttaggtatgtatttcatatttatctcttaaatatttatataatttattttttaaactactatattggtctcttctctaatataatacaaaaaataatttttcataaaaataatttgtttaatttttaattaaataataaagtactaataatttaaaaattaaaaaaaataaaaatactataaaaaatacggtaaaaaagttaaattttattattttaaatttctgttattaattttaataatatatttattttttaaataatatatgtatgataaaaaatatgtttatttgtttggagtacaaattttattattatatttgtatgttcataattttaattaaacttttaaatactttgaatagatttattttattatattatattttacatataaatatatgttccgtcacgtaattaaataaagatatatttttttaataaaaaaatttaataactaaaattaaccATTAATTAGAGGTTGTGTGGGAAGACAGTAGATGGCGATGACGTTGGTGCTTTTTGTCACGAACACAACGGTGCTTGGAAGGACCGAATCTAGGTGATGAAGTGATGAACAAAAAATGGAGGAGTGGAATATGCTTCAATTAACGGGAGTGGAGCTttgatattttaagaataataaattataaaataactcAACTATGGTTAAGATAAGGACCAATTACAATGTGACACATAATGAAGGGTAACttacatgttattttagagGGGGTTAGATAGCAtttaccatatatatatatatatatatatatattagtgtaatttgtatttatattataCAGAATTTGAATAtgaattgataaaataaataatatgtgTTTCCATTGTGTCGTTTACCTGGTAATTGGTATGTGAAAATATACAAGCGTTAATGTGATATTAGTGTTCACTTCAATGTAGATGATGAAAATATGATACTTTCAAATGATTGATGAAAATACTGATTAATTAGCTAAGGGAAGAGTGAAGGAAATTGGTAAATATATAGAAatgacaaaaacaaaaacaaaaaaaaaccgtgacatgaaaaagagaaaactaCCACATATAGAAGTAAAGAATTTGTTctttagtttagtttttgttTAGGTACCAATTGTTTATTCAAGCTATTCCCTTGCATTTTGGTGGTCCATGGATCAGATAAATTTGCAGTGAAGATTGTTGGAACTCATTTTGGGATAGAAGTTATTAAGGAGGTCAAAACTTTGCCACTAATCATTCCCTGATTTGTAGATAGACCATAGTCATCATCTTCAATTCACCAAAGGTATAGTCATATTAGAGTGAGAATACCATGTTCAAAATCTAAGTCTAACAATATATTTGtagctaattttagtgtatatatatataatataatttattaaattataagttatattaattttgagatTGAGTGAAtcaattttaactttaaaatttaatttatgagataaaaattttcatttataaACTATTTAGAGAccttatatttaaaatatgtaAGAGTTGTAAGTTGTAATATTTTGAGAAGAAAACATCATACTTTGTCCACTCAGCTCCTAGGAAGAGCTCAATAATTAAGAATATCAATATATATCACCTTCATGAAGTCATCCGCTGTGAGATTGATCTCATCTTCTCCGAGTAACGCGcatgtttatttgtttctccaATCACTTTGGTAGTGTTTTGTTTTGCTTTCTGGCTAAATCTAATTATTATTCacaaattaaaatgaaatgcaacaacaataatatatataaattacaaattcaaaagaGTAGTAACATATATTACAATCTTAAATTAATGAAAGAATACAAAAGTAAGAACTTAGTACTACTTATTAAACTTGGAGAATAGAACATATAGTCTGAACAAAAGTAAGAAGGAGTAATACAATTCCAGCGATGGAAGCTGCTGTCTTCCATGGAGTGGTAAAATAATCGCGTCTGAGAGTTGCCATTTTAGTGTGGCAAGGATGCTTGTAGTAAGCTTTCAAATCATCAGAAATTTTGAGATAATTAGCATTGACATTTGACACTGTAATATTTTTATCAACATCGTTGATTAGCTTAGCCACTGAAGTGTCATTACCACTTATCATCATACTCTCAATTATTCCAGCTTTGATGAGGACATCCGCATCCTTGTCTCTGTTGACAAGTCGAGTAAGGAAGCTAACGTAGTCAGTGATGTAGTGGTCATTAGGATAGTGGCACTGCTCCAAAGCCACAATGTTCCTCAACCAAACTTCAGTGAAATCATCTACTACAATATGCGGGATTTTAAGAATACCATGTTCAAATTCCAAGTCTAGTATGCCAATGCCGTGCCATGGTTTATTTACTGTGAACTTGACACCTGCTTCAACTAACTCAGATGCACTGTGACCAATAACTAATGGTACACGGTTCCTTGAAGGTATTCTATGAGATGGTGGCAAGTACAAGTATCTAACCAGATCAGTGAAGTGTGCTATACCGCCACCTGCAGGTGGTAACACTCCTTGTTTGTTGTGATATGAAAACACAATAACAGCAACCCACATAAATGAACGGAGTTGACCACCGTTTAAGCGAGAAGCAAAAGCTAGATTGTATATCTTCTCAAAGACAAAAAAAGGAATCTGATTCTCAAGTAATATCAAATCTTGCGTTACCCGAGTACCCATCCACGATTTTGAACGGATGGCATCATTTCTCATCCACCTTTTTCCGAGGAAAAGCTCAATTATGAAACAACAGTCTATGAATATCACCTTCACCAATTCATCCACTGTGAGATCGATCTTCTCAGAGTAACATGCACGGATTTGAGGTTCCAACTGTTGCACACAACTCACCAAGTCGGTTAAACTTACCTCCGATCTCTGAATGAAATGTTGACAATAAACCTGTTTGTGGGATTCCATAATTACCAACTTGGAATTCCCGTGATGAAGAGGGCCAATAGAAACAATCATTGGAGTGTATGCATCTTCGTTTGATTGGCGGATTTGACTGGGCACCTTGTAGATGCAGCAACTTTCGGTTGTAAACAAAGGTTGTGCGTTCTTCAGCATTGCTTCAACCGCTATAGCTACATGATTCTCCATATATCTATCCACATGCATGCATCACAACGTAACGTAACCATTAGAAATGATAACAGCCTAATATATTAGATTATTCAATGTTCAATTGATTAGTCAACATTTATATATAGAAGCCATGCATGAACCTTTTATCTACAAGTTACAAAATTTGATAGCTAAAAGTCCAGGCCAGCACTTTTTTAACAATTTTGTCGGCACTTaaccataaaaaaaatgagtaattttTTATCATGGGATATAATTtcacactattaaaaatactattaatgATCAATTAATagttacaaaatataaaatttgttgCCCCCTAACACTCTTGGATAAAAAAAacgagaagaaaaaaaaaggtataTTCTGTGTTCTCAGACAAAGTAAACACTTAACATTAATTGGCCTATCTTGTCTACAACAATAACGAAATACGGTTATTTATATGAAGCCtattagtatatattattatataggtatataaatatataatatatatagattGTATCATATTATATGTTGATAAATTATCGCTCCATGACATACACAAGACTAAGACTAAAAATAGTAACATGCATATACACGTGAGAGGTTAATTATTAGATAATAGAGTGAGAGGAAAACAAGTGTTCCCATCGTATTGTTTACCTGGTATGTTGAAATATACAAGGGAACGATAATGATATTAATGTGCAATGCAATGTGGATGATGAAAATATGTTACTTCAAAATGATTGGTGAAGATATTAAATTAGATAAGAAAGGAATGAAGGAAACTGGTAAATATATagaaatgacaaaaaaaataaaacgtgAGGCTGGcatgaaaaaaaagaatattaccATATAGAAGCTAGGTAAAGAATTAgttctttaatttagtttttctCTAGGTACCAATTGTTTATTCAAGCAATTCCATTACATTTTAGTGGTCCAAGGATAAATTTGCAGTGAAGATTGTTCGAATTCATTTTGTGATGGAAGTAAAATTGCGTAATTGTGAGAGTACATAACACAATTTCACCAAATAGTTTTACACAAATATTTAATGATATATAATTCTCTTTATTAACACTAttaaaaagagagagaataaataaaaaacgaGAGTGTACGTATATGTAAGGGTTAAATAATTGATAACCATAATTTCATATAcctatttaaatttatttaaaattaaggtatttttaattatctttttaattcaTATAACTATTTTGTGACGAAGAGAgtattacataaaaaaaatgattttaaatccaatattaaaaagttgtctaaaatattaaatttaattacacTACCACAGATATAGTAGTTCACCAAAGGTTCTTGAAATAACGTTGCTGCATGCTCTAACTGCattttatttagaaaaatgaaataaaatatttaatctcAACCGTCAGATTGATTTGTATGGTTTGGATTCATGGACTATTTTACTTAAGAAAGAAATAGGTTGACTTTGACCCAACGAACCAAAAAGGACAATTTCGAAATTACTCAATAGTCAAGGGGCAAATACGGAAACGCAAAGTAAAATTCCCATTTTGTATTAGTATTGACTTGTGCAATCCACGCGCCACTTAGCTCACAGTTTTTCAGATTTTTACACACTCTTCCGGTCTTCCTTGCGATCTGAGCtaacatttcttttctttactctctctctctcgtttCTCCGATTCGAAACATCTGAATTCTCCGGGAAAATTTCCCTGTCcgagaaaaaaatacaaaatgcaCGATTTCTGCTTCACGATTCCGTACGGTTTGATTCTGGTAGGCGGTGGACTCTTCGCTTTCATCAGGAGAGGAAGCCTGGCTTCTCTCGGCGGAGGCGTTGGCTCCGGCTTGGTTCTCATCTTCGCCGGTTATCTCAGTCTCAATGCCTTCAACAAGCGCAAGAACTCTTACCTCGCTTTGTTTATCGAAACAAGTAATAGCTCTTTCTCATCCTTCAGCTGCTTCTGTTTTACTCAGATTTTGTATTATTTTCATCGTTGACTTTCAATTTAGTCGTATGTTTAGAAATCGTGATTTAGCTGGTCCGTTTGTGTGATTCATTTTAGGATTTGGAAGATTTGAATCTGCTTAAGAGTAAAAATAATGAtcaatttaatcaaattaaaagtagtaaattgattctgtttttggtttttaagattttaagtAGCTTATAGCTTCTAATTTAACTAATCAGAAGCTTACTAGTTTAGTAGGATTTTCTAAGAGGGAGAGAGTGAAATAGGTGATACATAATAAAGAGATGAGAGATCTGTATAAATGCATTTATCCTCGTTAGTAAAGTGAACGAAGATATTGTTCTGAAAGTAAAATTGTATATTGAAAATTGTTTTAGGTTTAGAATGCCTACAAATTGAAAGAACATGTTTGTTTTCtgttaaatttgtttgttaCTATTCActagaagagaagagaaggattctttagaaataaatttttcaTATAAAGTAGAGCTGAGTGAGTGCTCTAGGATTGCTGCTATGTCTGTTAAGATCCGAATGGTTTTTCTTAGATCTGTCTAGTTGGTTACACAgaaaataaagattctgtttgacTTTATAAAACCTTAAACCTTTTTGAGAATCAATGATAATGAAAAAGCTTAAGCTGATAGGAGGGGCAACATAAATGGTTATATCTATAACAGTAATGCAGACATTTGAATGTAAAAGCATTCTCCATACGAGCAACAATCAGCAACGATTGTCATTAGCCCTACCAAATAATAATAAGTGCATGCAGAAACTTTGGCAGAATAGAACTAAATGAAATGCATTGTTCGAATCTATGCATCCAAAAATTAATCATGAATATTCATCTTACATGCCATTCACGCTGCATTAACTATGGTAAATATTTGTGAAATaatctcttctttttttctcaGTTACCGCAGTCGCACTAACATGGGTCATGGGACAGAGATACATGGAAACATCCAAGATTATGCCTGCTGGTCTTGTAGCAGGACTTAGGTAATTAAGATAATGGATTAATTCTCACCCTCATACGCCAAACATATTTATTCTCACTGGAGTTGTCAACTTGTGATTATATGATGAAATTAATGCAAACCCGCAAAGCTAGTTATTTTCTCTGaaccttttatttttctagaaaATGAAGGCTGCCCCATCCCATTTTTTCAAGATAATTTGTTTTAGCATCTCATTGGTGATTATAGTAACACTATATATTACCCTTATATTTTGTCCAATTGCTCCACCTGTCACCAAGCACTGTTTTGCATTAAACATTGTTAATGGTGTCTCACTGAACATTTATGCTGGCGGTggattattttacttttataatttgatctttaaattttagttgatattattgacttggGGCAATTTAGGTTAGgctgtttattatttataaactaCTGCCTATGGATGTTCATTGATTGCATTCCAAGCTGCAACATTGAATTGCTTGTGTATGGAATTAAGACATTCTgcctttcttttcttgttgcaGTGCTCTTATGACCCTCTTTTATTTCTTCAAACTAGCAACTGGTGGCAACCATCTCTCTGCCAAGGCAGAGTGAACAATAAAATGATATATCCAAATGTTTTCTTCCTAGAATCAAGATATGTTTGGACGACCTGCATACATTCTCAGATGACTGAACTATATCATTGTACTTGTATACTTGGTGATTTCATTGTATGGAACTGAAAGTAGTTGTTTCCGTTGTCTAATACATGAGAGTATGAGACCATATCACCATACCACACTTGGCAAGCACCTTGTTTATTGCATGATTGACTAAATTGATGGAAATTGCAAATGAAATGTATTAACATTTGTTATTTGGCTACTGTCTAAATATTCATTTGTCCATACTCTGGAAATAAAATTCTTCCTGGTTTGGCTTGAATCTACCTGTCATCTGAGATGTATTACGTAGTTAAATTCGGTTAAATCATGAACTGACTTATTCTGTTAAGTCATACTCGGGGTGCTGATCTTACCAACAAACTAGTGACTTTCAGGGACTATAAGTCTATTACTTATTAACTAAATCATGCCGATGATACTTCTAAAAAACTTACGCTCATGAAAAAAAGGTTTCCAGGCCTACTCCAAGTACAAGtcctaaaaattaaaaaaaaaaagataaaaatgggAAGAAATAAAAAACCAATGTGCCTAAAAACTTAAGCGAAATTGGCAAGTAATATCCACTTTCTGATTTTTTAAAGTAATATTTACCctccaatatatatatattaggatTACAAGAATGTAAGGTCAATCTTGTGTTTGCAAAGTAGTTTGTCCATACGCTCTACGGAATCTAACGCTTGAAGCCACAGTTTGATACCACTAGACATACAGCCGTGGAATTTTTacgggcctgctacacatacaagcctACAAGCAACCAAGTTGGCCCAGCCCAAACACGAATTACGCGCATGAAAGAGAGATAAGATGCCGCGTCCAAATCACGCGCTCAGCATTCGAACGGTTATGTATGGGagactcttccacttcttccacttcATCCATTTCTCAAGGCACTTTCAAAACAACGAAACCCTCTCATTTTCGAGCGAAAATCAAGTTTCAAAATATAGAAATCGTGGTTCGAAAACTGCATCAAAACACCATCAACCTCTCTGtgaagaatctgaagaaaaaaCAAACCAAGAATACTCAACGTAAGTCCATTAAAATactgtatattttacttttcttctacGTCGTTCTGCTAGGGTTTACTATTACTCTTGCTTCTTTGTTATACGTCGTTCTTCTAAGTTATACGTCGTTCTTCTAAGTTCTACGTCGTTCTACATTGTTATTCTAAGTTCTCCTgctatttttgttgatttttgggGGTTTATTCCGTAGATTCGGGGGTGTAAACTGTTTAACCTTGTAATGTGGCTTTATATTGAAGCATGGTTGAGTGATATCTGTCTGATATCTATATGGATGTATATGAataatatctatgggtgtatctcactgtaatcaatgggtgtatcttgtttgacatctttgggtgtatctgaataatatctatgggtgtatctcacTGTTATGAATGGGTGTATCTTGCGAATATCTTTGGctgtatctgactcatatatatgggtgtatcttactgttatcaatgggtgtattTTAATTGTTATCAATGGGTATATCTGAGTcatatatatatgggtgtatattactgatatctttgggtgtatttttagtttCAGAGAAAATGGCAGCAAGAAACTAAACCAAAGACCTGAAATGTGCCACACATCTCCTGAATGATAAGTTCAGAAACATGACTGAGGAGAAGAAGGCAATTGTGAGGGATCTTGGATTCGGTGGGTTGATGCACATCCCACCACTGAGGGTGGATCACCAACTCTTAAGGGAGCTGGCAAAAAACTTCAAACTTGGGGAGAACAAACTGAAGACAGGATATGGTTCTTTCCATATAACCCCAAAAAAAATAGGTGATGCGCTTGGCATCAATGCAACAGGTAATTAGCTCAAAATTATAGATGTATATTAAGTTGTTGCTTGGGTGTATATTAACCTGATGCTTGGGTGTATTTGAACCGACTTGGATGCTTTGTTGTCttcctttttgtaggagatctatttcctgagaaagttgactataagaaactttctgatgatgacaaaataatttatagaaGATTTCAGGGTAAGACCCTCAAAAGTCTTACCGATGAAATGATGGAAATCGGCGTTGGCAACGAAGAGGAACGCCTGATGTTCAAGAGGATATTCATCCTCTACATACAGATGGCATTCCTTTTGCCAACGACGATAAACAAAATATCGCCCGTGCACCTGGTCCCGATTTTTAAGATGGACGGCATAAAGGAGAGAAACTGGGGGGGACATGTTTTGACCTTCATGATCAGGGGCATAACAGACTatcaagagaagaagaagaaggcaatCAATGGCTGCCTCTTCGCCCTGATGATAATCTACTTTTACCTTTCAAAAAACAAACGCAAGAACAGGGTTGAAAGACCACCAAAGCCATGGATTGCCAACTGGACTAAGGAGCAGTTggtgaaaagaatgaatgaagagagagaggaaattttGGTGAGTAATCATAATAAGTTGGTGTACTTTATTTACCCGAATGGtgctaactaaaatatctcatGTTTCAGGGGATTCTGAATTTGGCagagacaaaagaaaaaatgagaaaaaaagaaaaaaaacaaaaaaaaacaagaaataaaaaaaacaaaaaaaaggaaggcgAGCTCAACATCGTCTTCGGAGACAGAAACTACCGATAGTGACActtctacctctgagtctgAGGCTCAAGAAGACTCGGAGGATTCAGAAATTAAACACCCCagcaaaaaggggaaaaagtaagtaccatacttgggtgtaatttctttttcgagttgggtgtattttgtttgaTCACGTTGGGTGTATGTAGCTTATTAAGCAGGGTGTGTTTCGTTTGCtgcgttgggtgtatattgtatACTCAGTTGGGTGTATCTCGtgaattcatttgggtgtatttttagtatgttctaaatgatgATTGTTTGCCTGCAGAATGgactcaagaaaaagaaagcagaggGAAGAGGAGTCAGATTCTGATTCAGAATCTGAATCTGAACCAAGTGATGAGTAAtgtcctgaaattattactcctttcttttggaTTCTTTATAAAGATTTTGTGTATTAACTGAGGTGTCTTTTATTGACTTATAGGAGCGAAGAATCATCACctgggaagaagaagaagaaaaagaaaaaaacaaaaacaacaccAAAAGAGTAAGCACTTCTTTCATTAATATtctgtgataaaattaattttttatttctgattggtactgtttttttttttccacccagaacaccacaaaaaaagaaaaaagtagttGTGGAGGATTCACCTGCTGAAGAAGATCAATACTTTTACGGGTACAGTACCTCGTAAGCTATCCTACGGTCTATCatcgtaattatttttgttaacgtCTTATTTTATGAATGTAGTGAGACATATGAAATATCAAGTGACGAACTTGATGAATTGCTAGGGAAAAACGTTCATAAATCTGCTGCAGAGGGGTATGTCTTGCTGTGTTGTGTATTTAAgattttggtgtcttttgtttgCTAATAATTGTATCTTGTTTTGCAGGGACAACCAGGCTGACCTGCGATCGACAGAAGGTCGCTATGTGTCCTCTGAAACGTAAGaagctttattatttaataaattctTGTTATCGTGATTTGGATGTATTCTGTGAAACAATATGGGTGTATTTTGTGGATCAAGTTGGTTGTATCTTGTTTACTAAGTTGGATGTATATTTCGTTTGAATAACATGATATCTGTTTAGACTACCGGCTGTGAACTTGGGAAGTGATGATCCTTCCTCTCAAGGACGCACAGAACAGAGTAGTGTAAACCAGCCGTCTCAGagcatgtaatttctctttcaaataaccgttacttttgttcttctaataacttctacttttaattctgtatatatttttttagaaaaaaaagtcttttattattttattcaagaaaaaaaaggcagcaaaaaaaaagcaaaaactgcaattatgtaagttctcaaaaaacaaagcccgtcttctttttgaattgttcGGGTGTATTTGTTGAccttctttgggtgtattttaggttGACTCCGGATGATTCGAATATGATGGTTGTTAGGGAACAAACGCCGTCGGAAGCGCTTGCAATGTGAGTTATCCAAGAAtatttcaaccttataaccttattattttcaaatacgttgttaacctttcatttttattcttgtttagAGTCCCGATCCAGTTTTTTGTGCCGCCATCCCAGCAAACAACCACTGACGCAGATTCCGAACCAACCCCTATGCTACAGATTGAAGGGGCTAGAGAAACGTAAGAAAATAGTATTGGGTGTATATTTATTTAgggtttgggtgtatatttgctAAGAGTTTGGGTGTATACTCTTCCTGATCGATTTTGTGTAACTGTGCAGCACTCCTGAAACCCCCAAACAACATCAAAAAATAACACCCAAGCTTCCCCCAGCTCCAACAAAAATGTAAGTTAATTAGACTAGAATCAATCTTTGCTTGTCATCCGTATATTCTTATTCTTACTCTTATTCTTATACATAATGATGCAGTCATCCAGACGCCGAGGACGCTGCTGCCCTGTTGATGATGGCACGGACAGCAGCCTATGTTCCTAAAACAGATCCGGGGatgccatcattcagcctcGGATTGACAGATTCAAGCCAGGAGGGGGCGTCGACGCAGGAGTCTGAAAGGGAAAAATCTCCAGAAACTGCAACTATGCTAGAACAATTGGACAGTTTGGTCCAAAAGTTAGCAAGCAGTGCGTCAAAGGGAAAAGGCGAAAGTCCAAAAATTCAGAGGGAGACTGGGGGAGAAAGTTCTGCTAAGTTTGAAACCCCGGGGGGAATAAA
The Arachis stenosperma cultivar V10309 chromosome 7, arast.V10309.gnm1.PFL2, whole genome shotgun sequence genome window above contains:
- the LOC130940266 gene encoding UPF0481 protein At3g47200-like; its protein translation is MENHVAIAVEAMLKNAQPLFTTESCCIYKVPSQIRQSNEDAYTPMIVSIGPLHHGNSKLVIMESHKQVYCQHFIQRSEVSLTDLVSCVQQLEPQIRACYSEKIDLTVDELVKVIFIDCCFIIELFLGKRWMRNDAIRSKSWMGTRVTQDLILLENQIPFFVFEKIYNLAFASRLNGGQLRSFMWVAVIVFSYHNKQGVLPPAGGGIAHFTDLVRYLYLPPSHRIPSRNRVPLVIGHSASELVEAGVKFTVNKPWHGIGILDLEFEHGILKIPHIVVDDFTEVWLRNIVALEQCHYPNDHYITDYVSFLTRLVNRDKDADVLIKAGIIESMMISGNDTSVAKLINDVDKNITVSNVNANYLKISDDLKAYYKHPCHTKMATLRRDYFTTPWKTAASIAGIVLLLLTFVQTICSILQV
- the LOC130940391 gene encoding protein FATTY ACID EXPORT 6-like, yielding MHDFCFTIPYGLILVGGGLFAFIRRGSLASLGGGVGSGLVLIFAGYLSLNAFNKRKNSYLALFIETITAVALTWVMGQRYMETSKIMPAGLVAGLSALMTLFYFFKLATGGNHLSAKAE